A region from the Nesterenkonia lacusekhoensis genome encodes:
- a CDS encoding putative hydro-lyase: MSDVGTFHTGPRDRGQTSPAELDPGQLSPAQSRALFRAGLRRPTSGFSPGYAQANLLAVPRELAFDMLLFAQRNPKSCPVLGVLEAGQVNSEPLEGGDIRTDLPAYRVYRDGELVAEPNEVIEQWRPDLVAFLIGCSFTFEAPLLAAGIPIAHMEQGVNVPMYKTSVRCRPAGALSGPLVVSMRPLPADRIADAVRITSRYPGVHGAPVHIGSPREIGIRDLSAPDFGDAVEVPEGWTPVFWACGVTPQAAVMESAPELAISHAPGHMLITDLPDAELQVP, from the coding sequence ATGAGCGACGTCGGCACTTTCCACACCGGACCGAGGGATCGTGGGCAGACGAGCCCTGCGGAGCTGGACCCCGGTCAGCTCTCGCCCGCTCAGTCCCGCGCCCTGTTCCGAGCGGGACTGCGCCGGCCCACCAGCGGCTTCAGTCCCGGATATGCTCAAGCCAACCTGTTGGCGGTGCCGCGCGAGTTGGCCTTCGACATGCTGCTCTTCGCCCAGCGCAACCCGAAGTCCTGCCCGGTGCTCGGCGTGCTGGAAGCCGGCCAGGTGAATTCGGAGCCGCTGGAGGGCGGGGACATCCGTACGGACCTGCCCGCTTATCGCGTCTACCGTGACGGGGAGCTGGTCGCCGAGCCGAACGAGGTCATCGAGCAGTGGCGCCCGGACCTGGTGGCCTTCCTCATCGGCTGCAGCTTCACCTTCGAGGCACCGCTGCTGGCCGCCGGAATCCCGATCGCTCATATGGAGCAGGGCGTGAATGTCCCGATGTACAAGACCTCCGTCCGGTGCCGTCCCGCCGGTGCGCTGTCTGGACCTCTGGTGGTCTCCATGCGGCCGCTTCCGGCAGACAGGATCGCCGACGCCGTCCGGATCACCTCGCGCTATCCGGGCGTCCACGGCGCTCCGGTGCACATCGGCTCCCCGCGGGAGATCGGGATCCGGGATCTCTCGGCCCCGGACTTCGGCGACGCCGTCGAGGTCCCCGAGGGTTGGACCCCGGTGTTCTGGGCCTGCGGGGTGACTCCGCAGGCCGCGGTCATGGAATCAGCGCCCGAGCTGGCCATCAGCCATGCCCCGGGACACATGCTGATCACTGATCTTCCCGACGCCGAGCTTCAGGTTCCGTGA
- a CDS encoding urea carboxylase-associated family protein codes for MNTYAQPAAYQSLPGGPLDADRSFYDRLAAAGRTLTQEFEIPVRSGQAWEVPAGSVVRISSVEGPQVGDLNMWSRHNPRERFWASRTRQLQRASMTTYDRFWSTLPYLRPMATVIADSLAEHPDAEVIHDLLGTRCDPYVNRMLAGYDFDHHCHSNLTRAVQPYGLTEFDVHDVLNVFQFAGLNENREYFMDSCPARPASAGHPADHFEFFAEIDLLCALSTCPGGDLSVHMWGPEAASTEEQLEHCHPLRVEVFTLEEEVLQGWESPATAAYQGKDGRNGLRPVPHAHASP; via the coding sequence ATGAACACCTACGCCCAGCCTGCTGCATACCAGTCGCTGCCCGGAGGTCCGCTGGACGCGGACCGCTCCTTCTATGACCGTCTGGCCGCTGCGGGCCGGACGCTCACCCAGGAGTTCGAGATCCCGGTGCGCTCCGGACAGGCCTGGGAGGTGCCGGCCGGCTCGGTGGTGAGGATCAGCTCGGTGGAGGGCCCGCAGGTCGGTGACCTGAACATGTGGAGTCGGCACAACCCGCGCGAACGATTCTGGGCCTCCCGGACACGTCAGCTGCAGCGGGCGTCGATGACCACCTACGACCGCTTCTGGTCCACGCTGCCCTACCTGCGGCCGATGGCCACGGTGATCGCCGACTCCTTGGCGGAACACCCCGACGCCGAGGTCATCCACGACCTGTTGGGCACCCGCTGCGACCCGTATGTGAACCGAATGCTGGCCGGCTACGACTTCGACCACCACTGCCACTCGAACCTGACCCGGGCCGTGCAGCCGTACGGGCTGACCGAGTTCGACGTCCACGATGTGCTCAACGTCTTCCAGTTCGCCGGGCTCAACGAGAACCGGGAGTACTTCATGGACTCCTGCCCGGCCCGACCCGCCTCCGCTGGGCACCCGGCGGATCACTTCGAATTCTTCGCCGAGATCGATCTGCTCTGCGCCCTGTCCACCTGTCCCGGAGGGGACCTCTCAGTGCACATGTGGGGCCCGGAGGCCGCCAGCACCGAAGAGCAGCTGGAACACTGCCACCCGCTGCGCGTGGAGGTCTTCACGCTCGAGGAGGAGGTCCTGCAGGGCTGGGAGTCACCGGCGACGGCGGCCTATCAGGGCAAGGACGGACGCAACGGCCTGCGCCCGGTCCCGCACGCCCACGCGTCCCCCTGA
- a CDS encoding DUF368 domain-containing protein — translation MTSPAETAEQEPRERKTSLPGNLIRGGLIGIVETVPGVSGGTVALVVGIYEQLIASASHMVSALRTLITGPDRVSGATAHLAEVRWRVIVPVVIGMALAVFTIAGPISTAVENHPELTRAAFFGMVLASLAVPLRMAGKVGGKHILAGIVAAVLTFWLVSLPPTDVEASALTIIPAAAVAVSALMLPGLSGSFLLLTFGLYEPTMNAVSERDFGYLGLFAVGMLIGGIVIVKALRWLLAHHHTFTLIVLAGVMVGALRVLWPWQAEDRTLEAVGSQWPTALGLGVAGFVVVAALVIVDARLVKKQ, via the coding sequence ATGACTTCTCCGGCTGAAACCGCTGAGCAGGAACCCCGCGAACGCAAGACCTCCCTGCCCGGGAACCTCATCCGCGGCGGCCTGATCGGCATCGTGGAGACGGTGCCCGGCGTCTCCGGCGGCACAGTGGCGCTGGTGGTCGGGATCTACGAGCAGCTGATCGCCTCGGCCTCCCATATGGTCTCGGCGCTGCGTACGCTGATCACGGGCCCCGACCGCGTCAGCGGTGCCACAGCGCACCTGGCCGAGGTCCGCTGGCGGGTCATCGTGCCGGTGGTGATCGGCATGGCGCTGGCGGTCTTCACCATCGCCGGCCCCATCTCCACCGCCGTGGAGAACCATCCCGAGCTGACCCGCGCGGCCTTCTTCGGCATGGTCCTGGCCTCCCTGGCTGTTCCGCTGCGCATGGCCGGCAAGGTTGGGGGGAAGCACATCCTGGCCGGCATCGTGGCCGCCGTGCTCACCTTCTGGCTGGTCTCGCTGCCGCCCACCGATGTGGAGGCCAGCGCGCTGACCATCATCCCGGCGGCCGCCGTCGCCGTCTCCGCGCTGATGCTGCCGGGACTCTCCGGTTCCTTCCTGCTGCTGACCTTCGGTCTCTACGAGCCCACGATGAACGCCGTCTCCGAGCGCGACTTCGGCTATCTGGGCCTCTTCGCGGTGGGCATGCTGATCGGCGGCATCGTGATCGTGAAGGCCCTGCGCTGGTTGCTGGCCCATCACCACACGTTCACCCTGATCGTGCTGGCCGGCGTCATGGTCGGTGCCCTGCGCGTGCTCTGGCCCTGGCAGGCTGAGGACCGCACCCTGGAGGCCGTCGGATCGCAGTGGCCCACGGCCCTGGGGCTCGGCGTGGCCGGATTCGTGGTGGTCGCCGCTCTGGTGATCGTGGATGCCCGCCTGGTGAAGAAGCAGTAG